From the genome of Fusobacterium varium, one region includes:
- the rfbC gene encoding dTDP-4-dehydrorhamnose 3,5-epimerase, with the protein MSKFKKIETGIEGLYILEPTVFGDERGFFLETYNKKEFEEIGIFEEFVQDNHSKSKKGVLRGLHFQTKHSQGKLVRVIKGAVYDVAVDIRKGSPTYGKWYGIELNAVNKKMFFIPKGFAHGFLTLEDETEFQYKCTDLYHPEYDSGIMWNDKDININWNFEKYGLKEENMVLSEKDKKHQSFKEYTKKIKENILLIGTNEQLG; encoded by the coding sequence ATGAGTAAATTTAAAAAGATAGAAACAGGAATAGAAGGTCTATACATATTAGAACCAACTGTATTTGGTGATGAAAGAGGATTTTTTTTAGAGACATATAATAAAAAAGAATTTGAGGAAATTGGGATATTTGAAGAATTTGTACAAGATAATCATTCTAAATCTAAAAAAGGGGTATTAAGAGGGCTTCACTTTCAAACTAAACATTCTCAAGGAAAGCTTGTAAGAGTAATAAAAGGAGCCGTATATGATGTAGCTGTGGATATTAGAAAAGGCAGTCCTACATATGGAAAATGGTATGGAATAGAATTAAACGCAGTAAACAAGAAAATGTTTTTCATCCCAAAAGGATTTGCTCATGGATTCTTAACATTGGAAGATGAAACAGAATTTCAATATAAATGTACAGACTTATATCATCCTGAATATGATTCAGGAATAATGTGGAATGATAAAGATATAAATATTAATTGGAATTTTGAAAAATATGGACTAAAGGAAGAAAATATGGTTCTGTCAGAAAAAGATAAAAAACATCAATCTTTTAAAGAATACACAAAAAAAATAAAAGAAAATATATTGCTTATAGGAACAAATGAGCAGTTAGGTTAG